The Streptomyces sp. NBC_00286 nucleotide sequence CTCCCGGAGCGGAACCGCCTGCCGGACGCTCCCGGAGCTCACCGGACCCGTAGGGGGCGACTCCGGCACCCGTACGGGAAGCGGAATGACGACGCGCACGGTCGTACCGCTCTTCGCGCCGGACCTGATCCTCATGGTGCCGCCCCATCGTTCCGCCCTTTCCCGCATGGTCGTCAGTCCGTAGCCGTGATGGCGGGCCGTCCGGCCGGCCTTCCCCTCCGGGGCGGCGTCTCCTCGCCCGGCGGATTCCGCGATTCCGTGCCCGTCGTCGCGGACGCTCGCGGTCAGTGTGTGGTCGCGGACGCCGAGGCGGATGGTGACGGTGGTGGCCTCCGCGTGCTTGACCGCGTTGTGGATTGCCTCGGCGACGATCCGGTACATGTCCTCGGCCAACTCCGGCTCGATTACGTCCAGTTCGTGTTCGCACAGGAGCCGGATGGTAAGGCCCGTACGGTGCTCGGTGCTCTTGACGAGCGCGCTCACCGCGTCCTCGAGACCGAGCCGGGCGGAGGAGGGCGGACGCAGTTCGTGCACCATCGCGCGCAGGTCGGCGAGCACGGTCCGGGAGAGGGCTCCGACCTCGTCCGCGAACTTCTGGACGGACTCGGCCGGGACCGGCCCGCCGCGCGTGCCGAGCACGCCGACCGCGTTGGCCTGCATGCCGATGGAGAACACCTGCTGGACGATCGAGTCGTGCAGATCGCGGGCGAGGCGCTGGCGCTCGTTGCGGCGGGCCCCTTCGCGTTCGCTCTGCAGCAGCGTGGCGTAGTCCACGGCGAGGGCGGCCTGTTCCGCCATGGCGCCAAGGAATTCGAGGGTGCGGCTGCCGATCTCCTGGCCCGGCGCGAAGTACGCGTTCAGTACGCCTTCGGGACGGCCGCGCGCCATCAGCGGAACGCTGACGAAAGAGTCCCAGTTCAGCTCGCCGAGATAGGCGTGCAGGGGTTCCCAGGCCGGGTCCTCGCGGATCTGGGCCCACCGGTGGGGGACGACGATGGGTTTACGTTCCTTGAGGGTGTCGAGCATGCAGAGCCGGGCGCCCCGGTCACGGCACTCCAGCAGACGGTCGAGGAACACATCCCAGTGCCGCAGCCCCGCGGAACCCATCAGCCGCAGTTCCCGGCCGGTGCTGTCCAGGGTGAGGATCTGCGCGCCGGCCAGCCCGTCGGCCTGCACGATCTGCTGGGCCACGGCATCCAGGGTCGAGCCGAGCGAACCCTCCGTGGCCAGCGCGATCGACGTCTGGGCGATCGCCACGAGCCTGCGCTGCCGGTGCGATTCGTCGGTCACATCGCGGAACGACACGACGGTGAAGTTCGGGTCGGACGCCAGCGTACGGGCCCGGTAGGCGAACTCGCGCCGGGCTCCGGACGGGGACTCCCAGTGGGCCACCTGCTCGTCCGACCGATCTTCCGACGGCTCGTCCGAGTGGTCCGCCGGCGACTCGTCCGACCGCTCCTGAGCCTGGCCCTCCGACTGCTCGTCCAGCGGCCCTACCCAGCAGGCGCCATCACCCTCCACGAGCGCGAACGGAGCCGGAGCACCGAGCAGCTCGGCCTCCTCCCCGGCGCCGCACAGCGCGACCGCCGCCGGGTTCAGCCGGACGAACCGGCCCACGCAGTCCAGTACGGCGAGACCGTCCGGCGCGACGGCCGCGATGTCGTCCCAGCCCACGAGCGGCGTAGCGGGCATGAGCGCTCTCCTCACCATCGTCATCGTCGACGAGCGACGAAGCCCGCTCCGAGGGTAGCCCGGCGGATTCGGGCCGGGCCTACGTCATTCGACCTGTTCACCGCCGGGTCGAAGCGCCGAGCCGGTCGCGTCATTGCTCGCGTTCCCGCACGGACGACACCCCGCATACGTTGAGGAGGGCACCCCAGGGTCCTTCTGATGGATCTCCGTGGAGGAAGGAGCGGCGTCCGGTGCGTGCCCTCGGCGTGCGGTGCGGAGGGGCATGTGGCGGAGCCACCTGTCCCTCCGCACCGTGCGGCAAGGGTGCGTGCTGGGCGTCGCGACGCCGCGGAGATCCGTCAGAAGGACCCTAGGTCCGCCCGAGCCCCCCGAGGACGAGGAGGTCTGAGGATGGACGTGTCCATCGGCACGATCTGGGAGGCGGTCTCCCGTGCGCTGCCCGAAGCCGTCGCCATCGCGGAACCCGGTCGTGAGACCACCTACCGCGAATTCGACGAGCGCGCGGCACGGCTGGCCGCCGCACTGGAGGTGGCCGGGGTACGCGAGGGCGACACCGTGGCCTGCTACCTGTACAACGGCGCCGCCTACCTGGAGACGGCCTTCGCCGCCTTCAAGCTCGGCGCCGTGCCGGTCAACGCCAACTAC carries:
- a CDS encoding GAF domain-containing sensor histidine kinase; this encodes MPATPLVGWDDIAAVAPDGLAVLDCVGRFVRLNPAAVALCGAGEEAELLGAPAPFALVEGDGACWVGPLDEQSEGQAQERSDESPADHSDEPSEDRSDEQVAHWESPSGARREFAYRARTLASDPNFTVVSFRDVTDESHRQRRLVAIAQTSIALATEGSLGSTLDAVAQQIVQADGLAGAQILTLDSTGRELRLMGSAGLRHWDVFLDRLLECRDRGARLCMLDTLKERKPIVVPHRWAQIREDPAWEPLHAYLGELNWDSFVSVPLMARGRPEGVLNAYFAPGQEIGSRTLEFLGAMAEQAALAVDYATLLQSEREGARRNERQRLARDLHDSIVQQVFSIGMQANAVGVLGTRGGPVPAESVQKFADEVGALSRTVLADLRAMVHELRPPSSARLGLEDAVSALVKSTEHRTGLTIRLLCEHELDVIEPELAEDMYRIVAEAIHNAVKHAEATTVTIRLGVRDHTLTASVRDDGHGIAESAGRGDAAPEGKAGRTARHHGYGLTTMRERAERWGGTMRIRSGAKSGTTVRVVIPLPVRVPESPPTGPVSSGSVRQAVPLRETAKPARSGS